One region of Triticum aestivum cultivar Chinese Spring chromosome 6B, IWGSC CS RefSeq v2.1, whole genome shotgun sequence genomic DNA includes:
- the LOC123139881 gene encoding uncharacterized protein isoform X1 produces MLPKLKDHSFYQLTQGNISIWSTPWCSLWASIHDHLIIQEPGFMYPSLVRDLWLPGQKAWNSALVNSLFQHPLASVILQTDIIYDDGPDLLCWDLSSNGICSSKSAYKFCLQEIHENPMNAPSSVSLEVKDLLKLIWKQKQMLPRVKTFAWRLFRKALPTGLRAGHFSTHISQACCRCGKQEDEFHLFFLCDFARAAWFSSPWFIRSDVLVQGHTNLHSSISTFLRMSHPHVSIENILNFLWCLWKAKNDFLFDRKKALPHHVHIVAKAFSYDLYDVSNHMPSLQEVPQVQLSPNQLPLQGKTLKSDLLVLGPKIYSDAAFRCKKVPGLVQGSVATGVGIYLSWPQDQIEVNVQIQASAPATSSPIQAEAFALSFAAHLANRLNIMHPTFLMDCLSLASLAAPGEIVEANTPWSIRKLLGDFFKQVSNLQPEVFHISREINGIAHNVAHQDLCSNVEPEICCFPSAYRHISCPVVSLLHTFQVQGFVIHAVRC; encoded by the coding sequence ATGCTTCCCAAGTTGAAAGATCATTCTTTTTATCAATTAACCCAAGGTAATATCTCTATTTGGAGCACACCATGGTGCAGTCTTTGGGCCTCTATCCATGATCATCTTATTATTCAAGAGCCTGGCTTCATGTATCCTTCTTTAGTTAGGGACCTTTGGCTTCCTGGTCAAAAAGCTTGGAATTCTGCTCTTGTTAATTCTCTTTTTCAGCATCCATTGGCCTCTGTGATTCTCCAAACGGACATTATCTATGATGATGGTCCAGATCTGCTTTGTTGGGATCTTTCTTCTAATGGTATTTGTTCTTCTAAATCTGCTTATAAGTTTTGTTTGCAGGAAATTCATGAAAATCCCATGAATGCTCCTTCTTCAGTGTCTTTGGAGGTGAAGGACTTGCTTAAGTTGATCTGGAAACAAAAACAAATGCTACCCAGAGTTAAAACTTTTGCTTGGAGACTCTTTCGGAAAGCTTTGCCTACAGGTTTAAGGGCGGGTCATTTTTCCACTCATATTTCTCAGGCTTGTTGTAGGTGTGGTAAACAAGAGGATGAATTCCATTTGTTCTTTTTATGTGATTTTGCTCGTGCGGCATGGTTCTCCTCTCCTTGGTTCATTAGATCAGATGTTTTAGTTCAAGGCCATACTAATTTGCATTCCTCTATTTCTACCTTTCTTCGAATGTCTCATCCTCATGTCTCTATTGAAAATATTCTTAATTTTTTGTGGTGTCTTTGGAAGGCTAAAAATGATTTTCTTTTTGATCGAAAAAAAGCCCTCCCTCATCATGTGCACATTGTTGCAAAAGCCTTTTCTTATGATTTATATGATGTTTCTAATCATATGCCTAGCTTGCAGGAGGTGCCTCAAGTTCAACTTTCTCCTAATCAACTTCCTCTGCAGGGAAAGACTCTTAAATCTGATTTGCTCGTTCTTGGTCCTAAAATATACTCTGATGCAGCTTTCAGATGTAAGAAAGTTCCAGGATTGGTGCAAGGTTCGGTTGCTACTGGAGTTGGAATCTATCTTTCCTGGCCTCAAGATCAAATTGAAGTAAATGTGCAAATTCAGGCTTCAGCTCCAGCTACATCTTCTCCAATACAGGCAGAAGCATTTGCACTTTCTTTTGCGGCTCATCTGGCTAACAGGCTTAACATTATGCACCCAACTTTTCTTATGGATTGTCTATCCTTGGCCTCATTAGCTGCACCGGGTGAGATTGTGGAAGCCAATACCCCATGGAGTATCCGGAAACTTTTGGGTGATTTCTTCAAGCAAGTGTCAAATTTGCAACCTGAAGTGTTTCATATTTCTAGGGAAATTAATGGAATCGCTCATAATGTAGCTCATCAGGATCTATGTTCTAATGTTGAACCTGAAATATGTTGCTTTCCTTCAGCCTATAGACATATATCTTGCCCTGTTGTTTCTCTCCTACATACATTTCAGGTTCAGGGCTTTGTAATTCATGCTGTAAGATGCTAA